The proteins below come from a single Oncorhynchus keta strain PuntledgeMale-10-30-2019 chromosome 32, Oket_V2, whole genome shotgun sequence genomic window:
- the LOC118365193 gene encoding chromobox protein homolog 1-like: MSEPTATEPPSDVTPIVTTGVTTEGVDQPSTNANEPPKEEVKLAATVGKKQTKKKVEEVVEEEEEEYVVEKVLDRRVVKGRVEFLLKWKGFSDEDNTWEPQDNLDCPDLIAEYMQNHHNKKESCKKESGGKRKAGESDTEAGGEEGRPKKRKDEAEKPRGFARGLDPERIIGATDSSGELMFLMKWKNSDEADLVPAKEANIKCPQVVISFYEERLTWHSYPTEEEEKKDDKN; encoded by the exons ATGAGTGAGCCTACTGCTACAGAACCCCCTAGCGATGTGACCCCCATTGTTACTACTGGTGTTACCACTGAAGGTGTAGATCAACCTTCTACTAATGCAAACG AGCCCCCCAAGGAAGAGGTCAAGTTGGCAGCAACAGTAGGGAAGAAACAGACCAAGAagaaggtggaggaggtggtagaggaagaggaggaggaatatgTGGTGGAGAAGGTGCTGGACCGACGGGTGGTAAAGGGACGCGTGGAGTTTCTGCTCAAATGGAAAGGCTTCTCCGA TGAGGACAATACATGGGAACCGCAGGACAACCTGGATTGCCCTGACCTGATTGCGGAGTACATGCAGAATCATCATAACAAAAAAGAAAGTTGCAAGAAAGAGTCTGGTGGCAAGAGGAAAGCTGGCGAGTCTGACacagaggcagggggtgaagaaGGCAGGCCCAAGAAGAGGAAAGATGAG GCAGAGAAGCCCAGAGGCTTTGCTCGTGGTCTTGACCCCGAACGGATCATTGGAGCCACGGACTCCAGTGGAGAGCTGATGTTCCTCATGAAATG GAAGAACAGTGATGAGGCTGACCTGGTGCCGGCCAAGGAGGCCAACATTAAATGTCCACAGGTGGTCATTTCCTTCTATGAGGAGCGTCTGACATGGCACTCCTACCCCAccgaggaggaagagaagaaggatGATAAGAACTAG